CCTTCtgatataataatattgtaTTAATTTAAACCACTTCAtatgaaggaaaagaaaagaagtgtGTGATGACCAACAAGTTATGGACTtaattaaaaccaaaaaaagataattttatcaTGTATCCCTTACCGCTTGTAGCCCCTCAAGAAAGAAAATCCTCTGACTtgtgtttttttatatatataaaagtatatataaaatatcaaaacttaTCAGCCAATagcttcttaattaatttgttttcttaattaatttttttacttacaattattttatgttaaGCTTTGATCTCATCTGAGCAAAATGCTATATATGTGCACTCTTATTGGAGTGGACTCCGGCCCATATTTAGACGATtcatttctcttcctctccttcacacacattcacaattttttatttttattattattattttttgccttttttcaTGAAAATTAAGCACCCCTAGGGTACTAACTATTTATTCAAAATGTTGGGAACATATAACCAACATTTGTTTTTTGAGtaataggtagtatgctacccgcttcgtttatttcatttagaaataaacttaactgaaaatataaatcaactagaattcgaacttgggacctcgggttccaaccaccaagctctttgacacttgctctagagacggtgaGTTTATTTTCAACAATCTTAAGTGGCCACAAAACGACTAGTGGATAAAGCACAATTCTTATTCGTACAATCTTACAGATTTCTAGTAAAAATTTTGCTACATAAATAGTAATTAAATGgcaatttctaataaaaattcaactcaTTTGGATTTTTTTACACCTTCAAACACGAACAAATGCTAGTTCTATATCGGcagttaaattattaattttcggCATTTTAATTTGGTCATTAGataaatctttcaaaaaaatttatttttggcttTCGAAAACTtcacatattttaaaatatatccaaTAGAGCGCATGGTCGgtgtcaaaaatttaaatttgtaaaaaaggCTCAGTGCTTGTGAATGCACAGTAAATccacataaaaaagaaaaaaagaaaaaaaaaacacaatgcACAGTAAATccacataaaaaagaaaaaaagaaaaaaaaaatctacatcggaggaacgaaaaaaaaaaaagaagaaaatccaCTGCATGATCAACATGTTAGGGTCAATTGCCGTAAATAAAATCAAAGTCACTCTCTCTCCACCGCATCATTCGGGCTCTCCCACCTCTTTCCATCTTAATTCCCCTCTTCGTTAGCCCCACATTATTACTTGGATTTACCaggaaattaaaaagaaaagaaaagaaaagaaaaaaaaaaaaacttcatcaTCTCCCAAGACAAAGAAAGCCAAAGAACTAATAAATAATACAAAGGAAATGAAGTGGTGATACGGATGGGTTTGTAACCTGCACCCTCTATGAGGACAAAAACCCTTGTTtcctgcctctctctctctctctctctctctctctctctctaaaacacAAGCTGTAAAAGTAACCAGGGACATAACTCCCTCTCCTACAGTTCTAATTAGCTAGGggaatttttctttctaatatctTGGCgtaggaaaaaaattttactggGACAGTTCCATAGTGAGACGCTCTCATCCATCATCCATCACATTTTGATACTCGTGTTAGTCTAGGATATATAGTAGATGAGATTGTCTGATCACTTTAGAAACTGttcccataaaatttttgtgggCTAAATTCTACTAACATGAGAATTCAACATCTTAATTAATGTTTTAACTTGAGTAATCATTCTACTTAATTTATCGTTAAAGAGCAAATTTGTTGTCTGTGGAACTCGCATAAAAGTTGAGGGCCTAGCACGGTCAAacttccactctctctctctctctacattattaaactcctctctcttttattatcactGTACGGCTTAGATTAAACTGGGGTTTATTCTGGGAGTTTGAGAGGGGGGGTGAGGGTAAGATAAAGACTAAAGGGTAATTTTTCCTTCTCGGTGTGGATGCAAGGCTTGTTGAAAGTTTGACCGTCAACGAAGGAATCAAAGAATGCATGGTAAAACACgtggcctctctctctctctctctctctctctcgtccttctTAATATAAAAACATTAATATACAAAGCCCGCTCTACGTAAAATACAATGTGTCTCATCGTAACTAATCATGCAGTGATCATTGACCATCCAAAGAGCGacgagaggagaagagagagagagagaagagattaCGAGATAGAAACTTCAAAAGCGGTAACCTCAAATAAACGAAACCAACGATAAGGCATGAATCGTATTCAGGAGTACATCGAGATCACTATACTCTCTCTGCGCGCGCCCACACGAACTTTCGTACGGGTCGAGCGTCTACAACGCGCGCGTGCGCCTACGGTGGCCACATTGCCATCGTACTTGTACGTTGTGTTTCCTGCGCTGTCTTATCGATATGCGATATTATCATCAATATATTTACAAACACACTCAATATGCTTCATAAAGCCAATTTGATAAAACCATTTTTAATTAACGTCTCATTGTAATTGAAATACAATATTAGTAATATCTTTACACACTTTTACGTCGGTGCATGCATGGGGTGCATGCACGAATCACTACCATGTCCACTGGGTGCACCGTGTCACGTACGTTAGGCATGTTTAGAGAAAGgtgaatagagagagagagaaaggcggCGGTGTTTCATGGAAGGGAGCAACATTGGTGGAGACGGGGGCGGGAAGGACACGTGGCGTGGGTTGACCCGAAAATGGAGGTGGCCGGCGCCATTTAAATCCTAATAACGGTCGCTTGCACTACGTACGTAGTGAGTGGCCAACCGTTCCTCCTGGGGAGAGACAACGTTGCCTTCAAGGAGAGTCAATCAAGCCACCTAAATTACTTTAAAATTAACTCAAaagtgtacatatatatatatatataaatagagagagagagagagagagagagaggagagagagagagatttaaaaATGGAGTGGAATTATTGTATAAGTCATAAACTACTTTAAAGTCCTCTTTACTATAAGCAACgtagttgttgttgtttatATAATAAGGTGAAATTCTTCTAGttattacaaataataatttcagCTACTTATTTATGTAAGGTGTATCTATATAAGAATAGGATGGAAATGTACTTTCTTTAATAGTTATGGCACGAACCTTGATTACTTGTTCTTGAGATCACTACTAAAGAGAATTTGAGCCGATGTTTCATACCAATATATATGCATTTTTGGATGATGTAGAACATTTAAATGTTTCGAGAAATGAggaaatgtgattttttttttttttttcagtttgtcttttaatttacctatcaaatggcTCTAAATAACTTGTTTTCAATGGCTAGCATAAAAATTGAGTTCCACTGGCGCACTACGAatatagaatatttgaaacctCTAAAAGATAAATTTCATGACATTTCAATGACAAATATATCATATCAATTGATCAAAACATttgaaattgataattttaatatgtaatataaaatatttacaagaataattcaaattaacaaaatatctaTAGAAACAATTCTTCTGCGgactattatttaattaagttgttCATCTTATTTTCACTTGTTGTGATCTGATCAATGAGAAGCGATTGTGATATAGTAAGTATAGGTTATTTGCATGCTTATAGAGTGAACCTTGTTAAATCTTAGAAGACTTAATGTTCAAGCACGGATTCCCGTTATTGAAATGcttcaaataatttaaacaatcataatttggattttaaatacttcaaattaTTGAAATCACATTTAAAATGTGGATTGTAAAATTGGGAAAGTACATCGTCGAAAATAGAAGACATTTGTGCTTCTAACAAAATGGTCGCATGCGCATATATGAGAAGTGATGTTAATGATCAGATTCAAGGTacctccttttcttttaaaaattctgaaaatgatattgaaagagagatagagagagagagagagagtgcataAGCTAGAAGAGTAATGTCATATATGCCGCGTACTTACGTATaatttttacatcattttatcATATAATATGGAGAATTTTAATTTGACAATTATAATAATTCATGAAGACTgtgtaaaaaaaagtaaaatttgtaGTGCATTATAATCTTCTAAGCTAGATTTAAAATAGCCATGTCACCAtgtaaataaaacaatatacaaaatataagTAGATAAAGCATTACTCGCGCGAGCTTGGTAATCTTAGAGGCCGAACTTAATATTAAACAAGAGTAATAATATGCTCACCAACAACTTCCACATATGTGGCGATAGTTAATTAGAAGAAAGATACATATCACGAGAATATaggtataatttaaaatatcaggAAAGAGATCTAAAGATGAATATCTGAAATAAACATTCTTTAAACAGTGATGATTGGAGtcttgtaattaagatcaagagtacagatcttgttttaaatagtttaaaattttttttaatcaaaattcaattgatttaaatatttttatacactAAAGCAAGAAAACGTTTTATATTGacgattaaaattataaaatttgaaacctttagATCATTAGGCTAATAATAtctaaaagatttgaaatttgatttctacatacgtcaagtggtatagatcatattcaacgatatTGAACATCGATTTAAAAactttatcatcaaaaataagtAGATGACATCccactcaactctctctctctctctctctctctctctctctaactNTTTAAAAactttatcatcaaaaataaatagatgacATCccactcaactctctctctctctctctctctatatatgtatatggggCCGAGCCCAGCCTTCGAGGAGGCGAAGGTGGTGGGGAGTATTCAAATGAAGCGAAAAAAGCCTCGGGGAGTGCATGCAGCATGGCCATGCATCGTGCATGGCTCCGGCCTGGGAGAAATCGGCGGAGCGCGCCCGTGCCTCCTCGGCCGCGCGCGTACGTGTGTACGTACGTAGGATATTTTATcaccaaaaccctagaataccAGCCGGTGGGGTCCACGTACCAGTCGCACATGCATGCGCGTGATATATACATCACTGTTACACTCAAGAATATttccaaaggaaaaaaagaaaaaagaaaaaaagggattGAAGGATCTATTGATTCTATTAAGAGTAGTATACTATAGTTGGGGAGAAACCATTAATATTGGCTGCACCTGGTTCGGCTCTACATACCTCTCATGCGTTGTTGCTCGTCAGCTATCCATCTCatctttattttcaaattaattctTGAATTTTAAATGGTAGAAGAGTGTGTTTactgagaaaataaaaaagtttttgaaTTTAGAGCATGGCATTGATGTAGTGATTAATACAACAAGGCATATAATAATTGGTCCAAAAGCACATTCGGTTCAATGTTTGAGGAGGTCCAAATGTTTTACAAGTATTTTAGGTTTTACGGTCTCTTTTGTTAGAATAAGATTTTAGTGATCTATCATATCACTGGAGAAACATGCTGTCGTATAAAAAGACAAAGTTTTGTGTCCTCTAAATCGAGCTAAATGGGGCCTTAATATGGGTTAAGGCTAGTTTGAGCGAAATTCATCATTATGATAGATTAGAGAGCTGGTTTTCATGAACTAGGCCCTATTAATCGGGATGGATCCAGTCCAGTTCCATTAAATTTGTGTACAACTTATAATTTGCTTCTTAACTATTTCTTgttttgagaaagagagagaaggggccGGGTTGTGTTGGGGTGGGATGTGTTTGGggttatgttatatatatatatatatatatgtatagtttaaTACATGCCACGCAATGTTTGTCTCACTTAGACCCCTCTCATTTTCCAAATGGAATCCCTGCACCTAAACCCTAGGAATGCTCATCTCAACTAATTTATTCCATTGCTTCCAAAAGGCATATAAAGTGTACAAATCTTAGTACATTTTTGTATAAACAAGTTTCCCTCATCAGGAATTGGGACGCAGGGGGCCTTTTGACCAGGAGGGCTTCCCCATGCATGTTTAGAAGCATTAGTGGGGGGAGAAGATCATGaaccctaattttttatttgtagagagagagagagagagagagagagagagagtatgcaTCATTGCTATGATAAATTTGTTAAGTTTCCAAAACCTACTATCTTGGATCAAATAATCCAAAACTTAGCGACCcaggaaaaaaaatcttttttttccttatgaGGCGCAGGTGTTCAGaatatatgatttttgacatCCGAGAAAATGAgtgtttttctaaaataatctTATGCTTTTAATAGAATAGGCACTTCTTTTGTATACAACAAAACgcgtcaaataaattaaattctagtTTCTATATTTCATTATCATATTGTTTTCTAGGGGTGCAGTGCATTAGCTATACGAACGCACATGCAACCGGCGTACGCAATAATTTGTGTgtgtttttcctctttttttttttggtttgaagTGGTTACGGGTCCTTCATTAACCCTCTAACCCATGGGCCTATGTTGATGCTCCTGTCACACTGCCATGTGggccatgtatatatatgttacaaaataataataataataataataaataataaatgatcGAGTATGGACCACACGTGTGGCTAGGAGTTGGGGTATTAAATTGTGGAAATTAAAGGGCTTTGCATCAAACCAGGGCACATGCTTCAATCTCATCCTTCCATTTCCGTAAAAATTATGGTCTCTACATGCTAATCGCAgagactattttttattattattttttaaggaaaTTGTAAGAAAACCAAgttcacaagaaaaaaaaaaaaaaaaaaagataaacaaagaaactgaaaaaaaaagaaaaagaaaaaggcgaTTACTATAGCATGAAGTCAACTGGGAGCCTGCAACTTCATTGAGGAACTCCCCAACGAATTCTCGTTGAGACTATTTAGTAAGTTGTATGATTCACCGCTCGTACAAGCCTAAAAAGTTTTGCTTCAAAGTTCAATCTAAAAATTTTCTGTCAGAATCTTCGTACTGTATTGAACTGCGGATTTAGAAAAGGTTCAAAAAGATTAATTGATCACGACTTATTAAGTAAACGACTGTTTGCGTCGTGCACACACATGTTGTATGATTGAGCAAAtaagctcatatatatatatatatattcatcattCCATGATCTAGTTTGGGAATGTTGATTAAGAGCACATACTTTGAAgtaataaatatttcaaataaggtGTCTGGATCTCTTCTATTACATGTGTGAGTCTTCCaacaattttggaaaaaattcaaaaacgaCGAAAATCTTTGCACAATTTTTATAAATTCCTGTTGTACAATCATGAGCCGAAAATTCGCCCAATAAAATGGTTAGCTAAAAGAAACAGCACATAAGACAAAGCATGCGCGGTACTATTCtgtacagaaagaaaaaaagaaactaaggATTTAATAATCTTACAAATCCTTCGGTGCCACAGATCCTTCGGTTTGTGATTCACCGCATGGAGAAGCACAGAGGTGTTCCTTGATGGAGTTAACGAGGCCGATAGTTTCTTGATTCCGCTCCAGCGGCCGCCTCCTAAAGCTCTGCGCATAGTGCAACCCAGGATCAAATTTTCGAAGATTTAAAGTTTTAGTTTTGAATATTCTTACCTCAGAAGGCCATAGCTGATCGCCGGCTTTACGAGGAATAATATGGAAGTGAGTCTGCAAAAGCAGTCATAATTGATCAATCGACAGAATAAGCGAGGAGAGAGGGAAAAATCGTAATAAGAAGTGACCAACAGAACACTCCGTTCGctctttataaaataagtataGAATGGTCAGATAACCAAATTCTAGTAGTAATGCTCTGCAATACTCTGCTAAAGTCGAACTGAAATAATAATACTCACATGAAATATAACTTGTCCTGCAGCAGATCCATTGTTGACCACCAAATTAAATGAGTCTGCAGTAGGAATGAAGTTATTAGTAAGAAAAGCcaatagtaataataaagaaattgtTAATCATAAATCTGAGCAGGAGAGCCACAGGATCGTTGACAAGCTTAGTCTTCGCTTAACTATACtatattcatgcatatagggAGCAAGGGTTAAAATGCTCTTAGAAACACAAAGTCCACAGTACTTCCAATTGAAACTCAATTATAGAACTTTGGAATTGACGATCAATAATATTAGACGAAGTATAGATCAAAGATTTTCAGACCATCATAATATGCACATTGACAAATCATTCTTTATCCATGGAAAGAAAGTTATCAGATAATTTTGTTCTACTTTACCACATTGAGCAGCTTTCATGATAGCATTGCTAAGAAATGGTACCTTCGAGCACATGGCAGCTACTACCTAAATTataagaataatgaaaaataataaggtCAGAAACTTGATAATCCTTTTTCCGagtcattttcttcttttctgatGAATGCTTAGCTGAAAAATGACTTATACATAAAAAGTTTGATGAGTCAAATGTCGACATGCAGAAGCACACTTATGTAAGCTGAGGTTTATAGAAGAACTGTAAAGAAAAACTTTTTATATAGAACTTAAACAAAGGGCAAAATACAGTTAACAAGAagcatcaatcattaaaaatggACTCGCAAGCATTTAAACTCCTACTTAACTTGAAAAAAAAGCTATAAAATGTAGTTCATTCTTAAGGAACCTAATACAATTTTAATAAAATGCTGCTGAAAATGTGGTATCCGCTCACTGGAATTTGATTGTGCTTCCTTGTGAAGTTAACCATATTGATGACAAAGACGAGGGAAAGACAGAAATTGCATTGATAATGAGGATATCAAAGTAAAATAGTCTGATCATATAAACAAACTTTTATTTACGAATATTGTTGacataaaaaatatgtaataaaaaaacatataaagaaACAGAACTCATTTTTTACTTCCTTATCTAGAAATTTACCAATATTTTATGAAGTTGAGAGCAATCAAATATCTATACTAATTGGAGAAGATAAACCACCATGAAGAAGCAATTTCAGTAGTCCGGAACGAAAATTATAATGACAAACCTTGACCATGAGCAAGAAGAAAATTCATGGTGGAATGACCAGGTAAGGTAATAACCATTTGTCACTCTCTGAATGATTCACAAGAGTGATTAACACCGGCAATACAAAGTTGCACATCAATTACCAAAAAAATTCAGCTAATCAGAGGGAAAACTTGGAAAAAGAAGTTGATACTCTTCTCACAAAGAAGAGTTGATTTACAAAAATCAGAATTCTGAAACATCTCCTATGAACACGAAGCTCTcgtatttcatatttttcattaCTGAATCTACAAGAAGCCTTTATGGTCTTAGTAGTATGCACAATTGTTGCTTTCATATCCTGTTTAAATTTCTCCAGTCCGTCTAGGAAGTTAAATGATAAATCCAACAAGCTTCTATGTTAATGATGTACAAAAAACTTACGGGTGGAGGAGTTGCTTCCAATGAAGGAAAGTGACATTTTGGAATGATAAGGGAATGCCTGCagagaaaaataattgattGAGAAGATCGGATATAGAAGACATCAAAGCCTGACAAAGTTTGAGATCTACATTACAAGCAGAATGAATGTGAAGTTCATTGCTGAGGACAATGAAAGCTTCCAAATGCTTCTCGTAGAAATGTCAATCATTCTTGAAAAGCAATTATCAGCGTACAGAAAACTGAAAGTAcaaattataaacaaaatttgTCTTACCCGTGACTCAATGGATTGGAATCCAAAATGCATAGGCATACATCATCTTCATAAACCTGCAATGGAAACAAAATTAAGCAAATGATACCAAGGGAATTAACAACAAGTGTGATACTGTTATCAGCTTATAAGTGTTTCTATTTAATCAAGTCATTGAATTCAGAATATACAAATTCAAAAATCACAACCCAAGCAATTCCAAACACCAAATTACTGAAGACAAAATtgagaagaaaagaatgaagcaAACAAAGTGTGCAACACATGCTTCAGAAGGATGTCGCAACTGCGAGAGATCTGCAGGAATCTGCCCTCTGAAGGCGGAATGCAATACCAAGAATTTTAACCATTTCCTCACTCTGTACCAAGGAATTAAGCGTTTAACGGCTCAGGTCAAGCTGACCTTACCACATTACAGGGTCCCCCACAATACAACCCTTATGCTGACAGCGCAACTCAAGCCcagaataaaatttgaaattgatttccAAACTCCGTTATTCTATTATTCGTGTACTTAAATGATTCAAATTTGAGGAAATGGAGGGTTGCATTTGATTTTCCCAATTTGTAATCTTCGGTTTCCACATAGTCAAAAGATTTCATAGACAATAGAAGAAATTAGCGATAGACAGGGCAAAAAGATCATTCAGTTTTATCAATCATAACCATCATGTATACACCTGCATTAAAAATTCCAACATAGTTAAGAATTAATTTTGCGGTAATTCAGTTTTAcccaaattttaataatttaatttaatacctTTTTCAAAATTAGCAAGTAGTTCCATCAATAGAGTACTAAAAACTTTGATAAAGCACATTTAAGGACAATTAAATTACACCGTCGGGAGTTTGTGCCCACATGTCGGCACGGCACTGTTCGCATGATATGACAGtaatttaatttgttgcttTACCACTCATAGTTTATCGGTTTATAGCACATAAGAGCGAAGATTAGCTGTGATTTCCATCAATACAAACTTCAAGTAATTTGCCCTTCCCTATCTATCCACAACATGCTTCAAATCAAACCATCACCAGTATTATCCTTCTCTACACATCTACGCAAAAGCCGGAAACTAATTTAATCTTCAGTAAGTTGAAAATATTTCTCATCTACAACCATTAATGAGCATCACCTGTGTTGTCTACACATCATAAAACTATTCAGAATTTCAAACCGAAAGAGCAACTTTGCATTGCATATACGGTGCCAACAATACCAAATCAAAGATGGATAGCCAAAAAAAGGCTTTAATTAGAGCACGAACAAAGATTCCAGCGATGCACACGAGGTGTTCGACTCGAGTCCCCAGAGAGCAACGACACAGAACCAGATCGAGAAGGGTGAGAACAGGGGAGAACCCACGGAGGGAAATCGCCCGAAAACGCACCTTGAACGCCGGGGACTCGCCACGGACGATCGCGCAGAAGACGCAGCCCTTATCCCCGCtcacctcctcttcctccgccgccgccgcctccgccgccgcggggccgtcgccgccgccgcatcggCGCGAGATTGGaagggcgcggcggcggagttAGTAGGAGCGCTCGGCGCCGCCTCCTACGGCTTCGGCTTCGGCCATGGTCATAGAGTATGGTGAGTGGAGTGGATTTTGCTTGATCTCAGATACGCAATGCAGGAcgcttctccttttctttttttttttttttttggggaaaatTTGCATGGGGACCCCTAggtatataatattttgaaatcacCCTCAAAGTtcttttaaactaatatatttttttagtttttattttgcttctAGTTAAATTATTTCAGATAATTTGATTagatatttttctatatcaAATGAGAAGAAGTGTGTGGATTCTGGTTTTAAGGATTAACACCTGATGAAGCTG
The nucleotide sequence above comes from Ananas comosus cultivar F153 linkage group 17, ASM154086v1, whole genome shotgun sequence. Encoded proteins:
- the LOC109723348 gene encoding adenylylsulfatase HINT3; translated protein: LRRRALPISRRCGGGDGPAAAEAAAAEEEEVSGDKGCVFCAIVRGESPAFKVYEDDVCLCILDSNPLSHGHSLIIPKCHFPSLEATPPPVVAAMCSKVPFLSNAIMKAAQCDSFNLVVNNGSAAGQVIFHTHFHIIPRKAGDQLWPSESFRRRPLERNQETIGLVNSIKEHLCASPCGESQTEGSVAPKDL